A part of Miscanthus floridulus cultivar M001 chromosome 6, ASM1932011v1, whole genome shotgun sequence genomic DNA contains:
- the LOC136461521 gene encoding phosphoribosylaminoimidazole carboxylase, chloroplastic-like, whose translation MHARLLSVPSPASTSPSSSSPYLPSASAGARPRRASWKPRGPASAPPPPLPSLRARASMQPAALPHDGQGVPPVHGVTNTVVGVLGGGQLGKMLCQAASQMGIRIVILDPLPGCPASSVCDEHVVGSFTDGDTVREFAKRCGVLTVEIEHVDAAALERLEKQGVDCEPKASTIMIIQDKYRQKRHFSKCGIPLPDFMEVDTLHSMEEAGEKFGYPLMVKSKRLAYDGRGNAVAKNKEELSSVVASLGGFEHGLYVERWTPFVKELSVIVARSRDSSTVCYPVVETIHKENICHVVEAPAEVPDKIKKLATSVAEKAIKSLEGAGVFAVELFLTEDNQILLNEVAPRPHNSGHHTIESCYTSQYEQHLRAILGLPLGDPSMKAPAAIMYNILGEDEGEAGFFLAHQLIRRALNIPGASVHWYAKPEMRKQRKMGHITIVGSSKISVKSRLDNLLQSNSSDPKEVSPRVAIIMGSQSDLPVMKDAERVLKEFNIPCEQTIVSAHRTPERMYDYAKSAKDRGFEVIIAGAGGAAHLPGMVASLTSLPVIGVPIKTSTLSGFDSLLSIVQMPKGIPVATVAIGNAENAGLLAVRILAARDPELWDRVTKYQNDLRDMVLETAERLEDLGSQEFLKGMA comes from the exons ATGCACGCCAGGCTCCTCAGCGTGCCGTCCCCTGCGTccacctccccctcctcctcgtccccctACCTCCCCTCCGCGTCCGCGGgcgcccgcccgcgccgcgcgTCCTGGAAGCCGCGGGGCCCCgcgtccgcgccgccgccgcctctccccTCGCTGCGCGCCCGGGCATCCATGCAGCCCGCCGCGCTCCCGCACGACGG GCAGGGTGTTCCGCCGGTGCACGGCGTCACCAACACCGTCGTCGGAGTCCTCGGGGGAGGCCAGCTCGGGAAGATGCTCTGCCAGGCGGCGAGCCAGATGGGGATTAGAATCGTCATCCTCGACCCCCTTCCGGGCTGCCCCGCCAGCTCGGTTTGCGATGAGCACGTCGTCGGGAGCTTCACTGATGGGGACACGGTCCGGGAGTTCGCCAAGAG GTGTGGGGTCCTAACAGTAGAGATTGAGCATGTTGATGCCGCCGCACTTGAGAGGCTGGAAAAACAGGGTGTTGACTGCGAGCCTAAAGCCTCCACAATCATGATTATTCAG GACAAGTACAGGCAGAAAAGGCATTTCTCAAAATGTGGGATCCCATTGCCTGACTTCATGGAA GTAGATACTTTACACAGTATGGAGGAAGCTGGGGAAAAGTTTGGCTATCCTCTAATGGTAAAAAGCAAGAGATTAGCATATGATGGTCGAGGCAATGCTGTAGCCAAGAACAAAGAGGAGCTATCTTCTGTTGTTGCTT CACTGGGTGGGTTTGAGCATGGCTTGTATGTTGAGAGGTGGACTCCTTTCGTAAag GAGCTTTCTGTAATTGTGGCAAGGAGCAGAGACAGCTCTACTGTCTGCTATCCTGTTGTTGAAACAATTCACAA GGAAAACATATGTCATGTTGTTGAAGCACCTGCTGAAGTACCTGACAAAATAAAGAAGTTGGCTACTAGTGTGGCTGAAAAAGCTATCAAGTCATTAGAAGGAGCTGGTGTTTTTGCTGTAGAGTTATTTTTAACAGAAGACAATCAG ATTTTATTGAATGAAGTAGCCCCTAGGCCTCACAACAGTGGGCATCACACAATAGAGTCATGCTACACCTCACAATATGAGCAGCATTTACGTGCTATTCTTGGCCTTCCTCTTGGTGACCCTTCAATGAAAGCTCCTGCAGCAATAATGTACAACATCCTGGGTGAGGATGAG GGTGAGGCAGGATTCTTTTTGGCTCATCAGCTTATCAGGAGGGCACTAAACATTCCAGGCGCATCAGTCCATTGGTATGCAAAGCCAG AGATGCGGAAGCAAAGGAAGATGGGTCATATTACAATTGTGGGGTCTTCTAAGATAAGTGTAAAATCACGCTTGGACAATTTGCTGCAAAGCAACTCATCTGATCCCAAGGAAG TTAGCCCTCGTGTCGCTATTATAATGGGATCTCAGTCTGATCTTCCTGTGATGAAAGATGCTGAGAGAGTTTTGAAAGAGTTCAACATACCTTGTGAG CAAACTATTGTTTCTGCACATCGTACACCAGAGCGGATGTATGATTATGCGAAGTCTGCTAAAGACAGAGGTTTCGAGGTCATAATTGCAGGTGCAGGCGGAGCAGCTCATTTACCAG GGATGGTAGCTTCATTGACTTCTCTTCCAGTAATTGGAGTTCCCATCAAGACATCAACACTATCAGGATTTGATTCCCTCCTATCTATTGTGCAA ATGCCGAAAGGTATCCCTGTTGCGACTGTTGCTATCGGGAATGCAGAAAATGCAGGTTTGCTGGCAGTTAGGATTCTGGCCGCAAGAGATCCTGAGCTTTGGGACAG GGTAACTAAGTACCAGAATGATCTGAGGGACATGGTTTTGGAGACAGCAGAAAGGCTGGAGGACCTAGGCTCGCAGGAATTTCTGAAGGGAATGGCTTGA